One Bdellovibrio bacteriovorus str. Tiberius DNA segment encodes these proteins:
- a CDS encoding sensor histidine kinase: protein MPGLIRFRWIAIVSLLLGTIPLLKWGYLDKRHFPYIIAVLTLLGILNVLAHSIWPKQEDYGQKQVLVHLWVDLLAASGLLFVSGSADNPFVSILCIHSFLGGMLLRKKASYVFGASVLVLLSLLQYETWMDSQKTVGIDFSELSLRFLSQWVLITASWFVSHYFSSLLARKEKRIRLLQDRQHQADRLKALGALTAGFSHQLATPMNSLKLRMERGLRKLPEESSGAREEFEKAQSSLDECVRVFQHMASVFSRSSQSELQRVELPLLVKDLIGVWEKENSGIVVESHLTTDSLWCRLQTLAFSQTFFDLLDNALEASPAQSPLYVRLFQEDTWAVLEVVDKGSGISAEILSRLGEPFVTGKEAGNGLGIYSAQMMAQASGGDFVITNNVSGKGVTARIRLPLEEK from the coding sequence ATGCCAGGACTGATTCGTTTTCGTTGGATCGCTATTGTTTCTTTGTTGCTTGGAACCATCCCGCTTTTGAAGTGGGGATATTTGGACAAGCGCCATTTTCCATACATCATTGCCGTGCTGACCTTGCTGGGTATCTTGAATGTTCTGGCTCACAGTATCTGGCCGAAGCAGGAAGACTACGGACAAAAACAAGTGCTGGTTCACCTGTGGGTGGATTTGCTGGCGGCTTCAGGTTTGTTGTTCGTAAGTGGTTCGGCGGATAATCCGTTCGTTAGTATCTTATGTATTCACTCGTTCCTGGGCGGGATGCTTTTGCGCAAGAAAGCGTCTTACGTTTTCGGAGCCTCCGTTTTAGTGCTGCTGTCGTTGTTGCAGTATGAAACCTGGATGGATTCGCAAAAAACCGTGGGCATTGATTTTTCAGAACTGTCTTTGCGTTTTCTTTCCCAGTGGGTGCTGATCACGGCCAGCTGGTTTGTCAGTCATTATTTTTCAAGTCTGTTGGCGCGTAAAGAAAAGCGCATTCGTCTTTTGCAGGATCGGCAGCATCAGGCCGACCGTCTGAAAGCTTTGGGTGCCTTGACTGCAGGGTTTTCCCATCAGCTGGCAACGCCGATGAATTCCCTGAAGCTGCGTATGGAGCGCGGCTTGCGCAAATTGCCGGAAGAAAGCTCCGGCGCGCGCGAGGAATTTGAAAAAGCCCAAAGTTCTCTGGATGAATGCGTGCGTGTTTTCCAACACATGGCTTCGGTCTTTTCGCGGTCGTCCCAAAGTGAACTGCAGCGTGTGGAACTTCCCTTGCTGGTGAAGGATCTGATTGGCGTGTGGGAAAAGGAAAATTCCGGCATTGTGGTGGAATCCCATCTGACCACTGATTCTTTGTGGTGCCGTCTGCAAACGCTGGCTTTTTCCCAGACATTCTTTGATCTTTTGGACAATGCTTTGGAAGCTTCGCCTGCGCAAAGTCCGCTTTACGTGCGCCTGTTCCAGGAAGACACCTGGGCCGTGCTGGAAGTGGTCGACAAGGGTTCAGGCATTTCGGCAGAGATCCTGTCCCGCTTGGGCGAACCTTTTGTGACCGGCAAAGAAGCTGGCAATGGACTGGGAATTTATTCTGCGCAGATGATGGCTCAGGCCAGTGGCGGAGATTTTGTGATCACCAATAACGTCAGCGGCAAGGGCGTCACCGCCCGCATCCGTCTGCCTTTGGAGGAAAAATAA
- a CDS encoding BrnA antitoxin family protein, giving the protein MKSEYDFSKAKKKKPVKEIKILKTIRLDPEVLEWLEAEAEKQGMGYQTYLNWHLRKTMSKGSSIEERIAKLEKAVFPKKA; this is encoded by the coding sequence ATGAAGAGTGAGTACGATTTTTCCAAAGCGAAGAAAAAAAAGCCTGTGAAAGAAATCAAGATTCTTAAGACTATTCGTTTGGATCCTGAAGTGCTGGAGTGGCTTGAGGCAGAAGCGGAAAAGCAGGGTATGGGCTATCAGACATATTTGAACTGGCATCTGCGGAAAACCATGTCCAAAGGAAGCTCGATTGAAGAGAGGATTGCGAAATTGGAAAAGGCCGTCTTTCCCAAGAAGGCTTAA
- a CDS encoding metal ABC transporter substrate-binding protein: MNKFLMSVLFVFSASAQAKIKVVTTLPDIAEVVRAIGQDQVEVQSLLSGSEDAHFAEARPDYILKVNRADIVCSMGLELEVGWLPKVLSKSGNAKIQDGGTGSCILGNSIKPLDVPTGVINRSLGDVHAHGNPHFTLSPLKMAEAGREVVRVLSLALPQESTVFEKNYDTFKADMTRLQERLAKTVKKTKVMEYHKEFTYFFNAYGLESAGSLEEKPGMPPSAARIAQAAKLAKDNKVTVLFATASAPHKTLERFQELSGVPVVIVPSYVPLKGDANSISKLQELLVGSVK; encoded by the coding sequence ATGAATAAATTTTTAATGTCCGTTCTGTTCGTGTTCAGTGCTTCTGCTCAGGCCAAGATCAAAGTGGTCACCACCTTGCCGGACATCGCCGAAGTGGTGCGTGCCATCGGACAAGATCAAGTCGAAGTGCAAAGCCTGCTTTCCGGTTCTGAAGATGCGCATTTTGCCGAAGCCCGCCCCGATTACATTCTGAAAGTTAACCGCGCCGACATCGTCTGCTCTATGGGACTTGAGCTGGAGGTCGGCTGGCTTCCTAAAGTTCTTTCCAAATCCGGCAATGCTAAAATTCAAGACGGTGGGACTGGTTCCTGCATCCTGGGCAACAGCATTAAACCATTGGATGTTCCTACCGGCGTTATCAATCGCTCATTGGGCGACGTCCATGCGCACGGAAATCCGCACTTCACTTTAAGTCCTTTAAAGATGGCCGAGGCCGGCCGCGAAGTGGTGCGAGTGCTGTCTTTGGCACTGCCTCAGGAAAGTACTGTGTTCGAGAAAAATTATGATACTTTCAAAGCCGACATGACCCGCCTGCAAGAGCGTCTGGCAAAAACCGTGAAGAAAACCAAAGTGATGGAGTATCATAAGGAATTCACTTATTTCTTCAATGCCTATGGCCTTGAGTCCGCGGGATCCTTGGAAGAAAAGCCGGGCATGCCTCCGTCGGCTGCGCGCATTGCTCAGGCTGCGAAACTTGCCAAAGATAATAAAGTGACTGTGCTTTTTGCGACGGCCTCGGCGCCGCACAAGACTTTGGAGCGCTTCCAGGAACTGTCCGGTGTTCCTGTGGTGATTGTACCTTCTTATGTGCCGCTCAAAGGCGACGCAAATTCCATCTCCAAGTTGCAGGAACTGCTGGTGGGGTCTGTAAAATGA
- a CDS encoding response regulator transcription factor, which translates to MEQHGKRLLLVEDDQGLREVLTEELQERGFQVKAYADMPAVAELAEIDWALLDLRVGSENGLELLKDLKTRHPQVKVVMMSGFGSVASAVKAMQLGAHNFIAKPVTVEMILRAFSDQAESMELPEEEISLARMEREYIDYVLQSSEGNITQAAKKLGLHRQSLQRKLRKNIPRK; encoded by the coding sequence ATGGAACAACACGGGAAACGACTTTTGCTGGTTGAAGATGACCAAGGTTTGCGTGAAGTGTTGACCGAAGAACTGCAAGAGCGCGGCTTTCAGGTGAAAGCCTATGCCGACATGCCAGCCGTGGCCGAGCTTGCAGAAATCGACTGGGCGCTTTTGGATCTGCGGGTGGGCAGTGAAAACGGACTGGAACTTTTAAAGGATCTTAAAACCCGTCATCCGCAGGTCAAAGTCGTGATGATGAGTGGCTTCGGCAGTGTGGCTTCCGCAGTGAAGGCCATGCAGTTGGGTGCCCACAACTTTATCGCCAAGCCAGTGACCGTAGAAATGATTTTGAGAGCCTTCAGCGATCAGGCTGAAAGTATGGAGCTGCCGGAAGAAGAAATCTCTCTGGCGCGCATGGAGCGTGAATACATCGACTACGTCCTGCAAAGTTCTGAGGGCAATATCACCCAAGCCGCCAAAAAGCTGGGTCTGCACCGCCAGAGCCTGCAGCGCAAACTGCGCAAAAACATCCCCCGCAAATAA
- a CDS encoding BrnT family toxin has product MEFEWDDEKAQGNYKKHGIRFSEAVTTFRDSYALEMLDQESSASEDRWLRLGRSSHLKVLVVVYCERLSPERVRIISARRATSREIEYYLRGLHEE; this is encoded by the coding sequence ATGGAATTCGAATGGGATGATGAGAAAGCCCAGGGTAACTACAAAAAGCACGGAATTAGATTTTCTGAAGCCGTGACGACATTTCGGGATTCTTATGCTTTGGAGATGTTGGATCAGGAAAGCTCTGCCAGTGAAGACCGTTGGTTAAGGTTGGGCCGGTCCTCTCATTTAAAAGTTCTGGTGGTTGTCTATTGCGAGAGGCTGAGTCCTGAGCGAGTTCGGATAATCTCAGCAAGAAGAGCGACATCCCGGGAAATAGAATATTATCTGCGAGGTTTGCATGAAGAGTGA
- the lspA gene encoding signal peptidase II: MKKKYIWLLLISGLLVAMDQLVKVYVHTHFHLGESVIVIPNFFNLTYVRNFGAAFGFLAESHPSFREIFFLSMPPIALLIILGILRGVKDDDTKQIIALSSIFGGAIGNYIDRVRFRYVIDFLDFHLYNRWSWPAFNIADMAIVGGVALLLLLMFLENKKNKEKEEGAT; the protein is encoded by the coding sequence ATGAAGAAAAAATATATCTGGCTATTGCTTATTTCCGGCCTTCTGGTGGCCATGGACCAATTGGTAAAAGTGTACGTTCACACGCACTTCCACCTGGGTGAATCCGTTATCGTGATTCCGAACTTCTTCAATCTTACATATGTAAGAAACTTCGGCGCGGCGTTCGGATTCCTGGCAGAAAGCCATCCCTCTTTCCGTGAGATCTTCTTCCTGTCCATGCCACCGATCGCTTTGCTGATCATCCTGGGCATCTTGCGTGGAGTGAAGGACGACGACACCAAACAGATCATCGCCCTATCCAGCATCTTTGGTGGTGCTATCGGGAACTATATCGACCGCGTGCGCTTCCGTTACGTGATCGACTTCCTGGATTTCCATCTATACAACCGCTGGAGCTGGCCAGCCTTCAACATCGCCGACATGGCGATCGTGGGCGGCGTAGCCCTGCTGCTGCTGCTGATGTTCCTGGAAAATAAAAAGAATAAAGAAAAAGAAGAAGGCGCCACATAG
- a CDS encoding outer membrane beta-barrel protein: MKKLILTAALITATVSSASAQVLQNMQSAAALDLVAPLNFEDSAENKLDIRAAELMFFGPLDPTFDAYLNFAAHNEEGEFVAEVHEAYVGSSKVIPNSRFRVGKFFLGVGRLNQFHQHDWAFVSAPRVQAEFFDEEGVADTGAEFSTLLPTDSYWDITMGVTNGYTYGHSHDAGEKPQVPTHYIHPVNFVDFGEAGALQWGMNYLGRTDAAETKTQLYGLDFVFKKMEGKTLTFLLQSEIWYRNLSAPGADTQEDIGAYFYPQMSLSERLFLGLRVDLFSDLSRSFISDGSRQKNLDYGFVPTLTFKNSEFSLLRVAYTYDNQTYQGESDTISQKIELQWVAILGAHPAHSF; the protein is encoded by the coding sequence ATGAAAAAACTGATTCTAACTGCCGCTTTGATTACCGCCACCGTATCGTCCGCTTCAGCCCAGGTTCTGCAAAACATGCAATCCGCGGCAGCTTTGGATCTGGTGGCACCGCTAAATTTCGAGGACTCGGCTGAAAACAAACTCGATATTCGCGCTGCCGAACTGATGTTCTTTGGCCCGCTGGATCCGACTTTTGATGCCTACTTGAATTTTGCGGCCCACAATGAAGAAGGCGAATTCGTGGCCGAAGTTCACGAAGCCTATGTGGGATCCAGCAAAGTGATTCCCAATTCCCGCTTTCGCGTCGGAAAATTCTTTCTGGGCGTGGGCCGCCTGAATCAATTTCACCAGCACGACTGGGCGTTTGTTTCGGCTCCCCGTGTGCAGGCTGAATTCTTTGATGAAGAAGGCGTTGCTGACACCGGGGCTGAGTTTTCGACTCTGCTTCCGACGGACAGCTATTGGGATATCACCATGGGTGTGACCAATGGTTACACTTATGGCCACAGTCACGATGCAGGCGAAAAACCGCAGGTGCCGACTCACTATATTCACCCGGTGAACTTTGTTGATTTTGGCGAGGCCGGTGCGCTTCAATGGGGCATGAACTACCTGGGTCGCACGGACGCTGCAGAAACCAAAACCCAGCTGTACGGTTTGGACTTTGTGTTTAAAAAAATGGAAGGCAAAACCCTCACTTTCCTGCTCCAGTCTGAAATCTGGTACCGCAACTTAAGCGCCCCCGGAGCGGACACTCAGGAAGACATCGGGGCTTACTTCTATCCGCAGATGTCCTTGTCAGAAAGATTGTTCCTGGGGCTTCGTGTGGATTTGTTCTCGGATCTGTCACGCAGCTTTATCAGTGATGGCTCCCGACAAAAGAATCTGGATTATGGATTTGTCCCGACTTTGACTTTTAAAAACAGCGAGTTCTCTTTGCTGCGTGTGGCTTACACCTATGATAATCAGACTTATCAGGGCGAATCCGACACCATCAGCCAGAAAATCGAACTGCAGTGGGTGGCGATTCTTGGTGCCCACCCGGCCCATTCATTCTAG